A window of the Pseudomonas fluorescens genome harbors these coding sequences:
- a CDS encoding PP2C family protein-serine/threonine phosphatase yields MLVASPWRSAARTDPGKVRSRNEDAFLDTPQHGLWVVADGMGGHQGGDIASQLIVASLAELPQHEDFDERLKAIRQCLHWLNRRLGQELTVTAGRHDSIMGSTVVALLVDGNRAACIWAGDSRCYLWRGQRLYQLSKDHSLQQQLIDEQQMSVEQAAAHPAAQALTRAVGAAEQLTLDVLELEVYPGDVFLLCSDGLYQGLSSNALGNALSLAAPHVALERLFDGALRGAARDNLTAVVIRQ; encoded by the coding sequence ATGCTGGTGGCCAGTCCCTGGCGCAGCGCGGCGCGAACCGATCCGGGCAAGGTACGGTCGCGCAACGAAGATGCCTTCCTCGACACCCCGCAGCATGGGCTGTGGGTGGTCGCGGACGGCATGGGCGGTCATCAGGGTGGCGACATCGCCAGCCAGTTGATCGTCGCCAGCCTGGCTGAACTGCCGCAACACGAGGACTTCGACGAACGCCTCAAAGCCATCCGCCAGTGCCTGCACTGGCTGAACCGGCGCCTGGGGCAGGAGTTGACCGTCACCGCCGGGCGTCACGACAGCATCATGGGCAGCACCGTCGTGGCGTTGCTGGTAGACGGCAATCGCGCGGCCTGCATCTGGGCCGGCGACAGCCGTTGCTACCTGTGGCGCGGGCAGCGGTTGTATCAGCTGTCGAAGGACCATTCGCTGCAGCAGCAACTGATCGACGAGCAACAGATGAGCGTCGAACAGGCTGCGGCGCATCCGGCCGCCCAGGCTTTGACCCGGGCGGTGGGCGCGGCGGAACAACTGACGCTGGATGTGCTGGAACTCGAGGTGTATCCGGGCGATGTGTTCCTGCTGTGCAGCGATGGTTTGTATCAAGGCCTGAGCAGCAATGCCCTCGGCAATGCGCTCAGCCTGGCGGCGCCACATGTGGCGCTGGAACGTCTGTTCGACGGTGCCCTGCGGGGTGCCGCTCGCGACAATCTGACTGCCGTGGTGATCCGCCAATGA
- a CDS encoding tetratricopeptide repeat protein, which produces MNQHLLAGSLKWVLMIGCLFGAMSAFAEAPPIVGISGHTVSFRATEWTMPGVDSATAWFTANGKTFPLFGADIAADGHSNMLSPDKKTLLLDPVIFGMLSDENGEEKLVSQQHCTVISMETGCVLVDRSATFCVGQWKGNQWVTDDGEVLTPALETRSPKDLLKHVTSNELAQSRAESIEWGLVFLSPESYMACHPPAQNVQAYNDLGFTWPRAAKMSLH; this is translated from the coding sequence ATGAATCAGCATCTTCTCGCGGGCAGCCTTAAGTGGGTATTGATGATCGGCTGTCTGTTCGGAGCTATGAGCGCCTTTGCCGAGGCCCCGCCAATAGTTGGTATCAGCGGGCACACGGTGTCGTTTCGGGCTACAGAATGGACGATGCCCGGTGTTGATTCGGCGACTGCATGGTTCACCGCCAATGGCAAAACCTTCCCGCTCTTTGGCGCCGATATTGCCGCCGATGGGCACTCCAATATGCTCAGTCCTGACAAGAAAACCTTGCTGCTCGACCCGGTGATTTTCGGCATGTTGTCGGACGAAAACGGTGAAGAGAAGCTAGTGTCGCAACAGCATTGCACGGTTATCTCAATGGAGACCGGTTGCGTGCTGGTTGATCGTTCGGCCACTTTTTGTGTCGGCCAGTGGAAGGGCAATCAATGGGTTACCGACGACGGCGAAGTGCTCACTCCCGCCCTGGAGACGAGGTCTCCAAAGGACTTGCTGAAACATGTCACAAGTAACGAACTGGCGCAGTCCCGAGCAGAGTCCATCGAATGGGGTCTGGTCTTTTTAAGTCCAGAGTCCTACATGGCGTGTCATCCCCCGGCGCAAAATGTTCAGGCCTATAACGACCTGGGCTTTACTTGGCCGAGGGCGGCAAAGATGAGCTTGCACTGA
- a CDS encoding DUF6124 family protein, protein MIDPTLTDEEVSPYEFPDSKKLHEAAERALDHHFKPRASRPKRLGGLFALCPNADAEALMANASEDLLSISAIAANLADDLDGPRRSMALGLSRMADGVRLMVEGTLDHIEFREYQGKP, encoded by the coding sequence ATGATCGATCCAACTCTCACTGACGAAGAAGTTTCCCCCTACGAATTCCCAGACTCGAAAAAACTCCACGAAGCCGCCGAACGCGCCCTCGACCACCACTTCAAACCCAGAGCCTCACGCCCCAAACGCCTGGGCGGCCTGTTCGCCCTCTGCCCCAACGCCGACGCCGAAGCCCTCATGGCCAACGCCTCCGAAGACCTCCTGTCCATCAGCGCCATCGCCGCCAACCTGGCCGACGACCTCGACGGCCCCCGCCGCTCGATGGCACTGGGCCTGAGCAGAATGGCGGACGGCGTGCGGTTAATGGTGGAAGGCACGCTCGATCACATTGAGTTTCGGGAGTATCAGGGCAAGCCGTAG
- a CDS encoding tetratricopeptide repeat protein: MIISKKVLGLQIFLFTTFASQLSWGDPSENLPSPERVKKEFAINLISGMGAQKLIVERNDIASLPDRLVLLADVSGERKVIFSANSALAKINNAYSPSSFDGFEVSVLQGIDRTISVVDSQAETYTFNSDSHVVGDVVNLVTKKEDEVTHNFNVQFQYDAARKSVAVSKLVYTVNNESCDRSLKSAYVLPVNDLISKSIESFDGVGAFEYLQKLNFEIQEGRIKRQKLMSSFVVSTADQALAAFKGNDKNKLIKAMGSLVADGGDSESCAPESYIAEAYYYPDKVSWSNDLGFLFAEAGYYAESVELLKKVISENPERTVAYLNIADAYWGLSRKELAVENYNKYSSMMKQSGKGEKVPKRVVERSGS, from the coding sequence GTGATTATTTCAAAAAAAGTTTTGGGGCTACAGATTTTTTTGTTTACCACTTTTGCTAGTCAGCTTTCGTGGGGAGACCCGAGCGAAAATCTTCCTTCCCCGGAGAGAGTTAAAAAAGAGTTTGCTATAAATTTGATTTCCGGAATGGGGGCTCAAAAGCTCATAGTCGAAAGGAATGATATTGCATCACTTCCCGATAGATTAGTTTTGCTTGCTGATGTATCGGGGGAAAGAAAAGTTATTTTTAGCGCAAATTCCGCATTGGCTAAAATTAACAATGCGTATTCACCTAGTAGTTTTGATGGCTTTGAAGTGTCGGTTCTTCAAGGTATTGATAGAACTATAAGTGTTGTGGATTCTCAGGCGGAAACCTATACCTTTAATTCGGACTCACACGTTGTAGGAGATGTTGTGAACTTAGTTACAAAAAAAGAAGATGAGGTTACACATAATTTTAACGTTCAGTTTCAATATGATGCCGCCCGTAAAAGCGTTGCGGTTAGTAAGCTTGTGTATACAGTTAATAATGAATCTTGTGATCGGTCTCTTAAGAGTGCCTACGTTTTACCTGTAAATGACTTGATTTCTAAATCTATCGAGAGTTTTGATGGGGTTGGTGCGTTTGAGTATCTTCAGAAGTTGAATTTTGAAATTCAAGAAGGTCGAATTAAGCGACAGAAGCTCATGTCGTCATTTGTAGTGTCGACGGCTGATCAAGCACTGGCGGCATTTAAAGGGAATGACAAAAACAAACTAATAAAAGCTATGGGGAGTCTTGTTGCCGATGGCGGCGATAGCGAATCGTGCGCTCCTGAGAGTTATATAGCTGAGGCTTACTACTATCCTGATAAAGTTAGTTGGTCTAACGATCTTGGTTTTTTGTTTGCAGAGGCTGGGTACTATGCAGAATCTGTTGAGCTGCTAAAAAAAGTCATTTCTGAAAATCCGGAAAGAACGGTCGCCTACTTAAATATAGCAGATGCTTACTGGGGTTTAAGTCGAAAGGAATTAGCGGTGGAGAACTACAATAAATATAGTTCTATGATGAAGCAGTCAGGTAAGGGCGAGAAAGTTCCTAAGAGAGTTGTGGAGCGATCTGGCTCTTGA
- a CDS encoding serine/threonine-protein kinase has product MTEIESSVDDLLMSEEQANNLTYFAFAKQHNAEPALAPTKASVGELPDVLAGRYHLERLLGAGGMGAVYRARDLLHEQFGDPDPYIALKILSEEFAESPDASALLYSEFALTRRLRHDNVLRPHTFEVDTDCQRAFITMELMRGLTLDKLLCERPLGLPWKELRDIALPLLDALACAHRRGVLHGDMKPSNVMLSEDGVRLFDFGLGQAEEGILPGLPHLSRERFNAWTPGYAAPELLEGQPLSASADVYGVACVIYELAGGKHPFRRLPSTQARDEHLDRELQAPAHLPTHCWPALRTALAFDAAERNISADQLRDALGATSSWLQRLRLRA; this is encoded by the coding sequence ATGACTGAAATCGAATCCTCAGTCGACGACTTGCTGATGAGCGAAGAGCAGGCCAACAACCTGACCTATTTCGCTTTTGCAAAGCAGCACAACGCCGAACCCGCGCTGGCGCCGACCAAGGCCAGCGTCGGCGAACTGCCGGATGTTCTGGCAGGCCGCTACCACCTCGAGCGTCTGCTCGGGGCCGGTGGCATGGGTGCGGTTTACCGGGCCCGGGATCTGTTGCACGAACAGTTCGGCGATCCCGATCCTTACATTGCGCTGAAAATCCTCAGCGAAGAATTTGCCGAGTCGCCGGACGCCAGTGCCTTGCTCTACAGCGAGTTCGCCCTGACCCGACGCCTGCGCCACGACAACGTGCTGCGACCGCACACGTTCGAAGTCGACACCGATTGCCAGCGGGCCTTCATCACCATGGAACTCATGCGTGGCCTGACCCTGGACAAATTGCTCTGCGAGCGGCCACTGGGCCTGCCGTGGAAAGAACTGCGCGACATCGCGCTGCCGCTGCTCGACGCGCTGGCCTGTGCCCACCGTCGTGGTGTGCTGCACGGAGACATGAAGCCGAGCAACGTGATGCTCAGCGAAGACGGCGTGCGCCTGTTCGACTTCGGTCTCGGGCAGGCCGAGGAGGGCATCCTGCCCGGCCTGCCGCACCTGAGCCGCGAGCGCTTCAATGCCTGGACCCCGGGCTACGCCGCCCCCGAACTGCTTGAGGGCCAACCGTTGTCGGCCAGCGCGGACGTGTACGGCGTAGCCTGTGTGATCTATGAACTGGCGGGGGGCAAACACCCGTTCCGCCGCTTGCCTTCGACCCAGGCCCGTGACGAACATCTGGATCGCGAACTGCAAGCCCCGGCACATCTGCCGACACACTGCTGGCCGGCGCTGCGCACCGCGCTGGCCTTTGACGCGGCAGAGCGCAACATTTCTGCCGACCAATTGCGTGACGCCTTGGGCGCCACCTCGTCCTGGTTGCAGCGTTTGCGGCTGAGGGCGTAA
- a CDS encoding type VI secretion system tip protein VgrG has translation MFNPANETHFSLTVEDYVGDLQVLSFTGTEGISQPFRFDLELVSENPDLDLEKLLHKQAFLALDPQGSGIHGQIYRVAQGDAGKRLTRYKVSLVPQLQYLHHRTNQRIYQQMSAPKIIALILDEHGIKGNAYSFQLSQPCPDRDYCVQYDETDLHFVQRLCEEEGIHYHFQHSKKGHLLVFGDDQTVFPNLGQPTAYVQGSGMVAEEPVIKGFKLRLETRTSRTTRRDYDFEKPRLQMEAAYKPDGESTEPDLEDYDYPGRFIDRARGKFLSQRALERHRADYRQAEGRSDQTRLVSGHFMEMSDHPRSEWNDLWLLTEIFHEGKQPQVLEESVTSDTTDNKGDFHQGYRNRFLATPWDVFYRPALEHPKPRVLGSQTAMVTGPKGEEIHCDQYGRIKVQFHWDREGLADDKTSCWLRVSSSWAGDRYGAISIPRIGMEVLVTFLEGDPDQPLVTGCLYHKENPVPYALPANKTRSVFKTLSSPGGGGYNELRIEDKKGAEQIFIHAQRDWDENVEHDQKIRVGNERHDTVVKNTYTELKAEEHRTTISDRKIEARLDDHLTIGESQHVKLGTAQLTSVGKEIHIKAGDKIVIEAGSELTILGGGSFIKLDGGGVTVVGPVVKINAGGSPGAGTGIGIKPPVLPGAADKDKAGSLMDQALLNAPPEKVKPKAFFVFSE, from the coding sequence ATGTTCAACCCAGCTAACGAAACGCACTTCAGCCTGACGGTCGAAGACTACGTAGGCGACCTGCAAGTCCTGTCGTTCACCGGCACCGAAGGCATCAGCCAGCCGTTCCGTTTCGACCTGGAACTGGTCAGCGAAAACCCGGATCTGGACCTGGAAAAACTCCTGCACAAGCAGGCGTTCCTCGCCCTCGATCCGCAGGGCTCCGGCATCCACGGCCAGATCTACCGCGTCGCCCAAGGCGATGCCGGCAAGCGCCTGACCCGCTACAAGGTTTCGCTGGTGCCGCAGTTGCAATACCTGCATCACCGCACCAACCAGCGCATCTATCAGCAGATGTCGGCGCCGAAAATCATCGCGCTGATCCTCGACGAGCACGGCATCAAGGGCAACGCCTACAGCTTCCAGCTGAGCCAGCCGTGCCCGGATCGCGACTACTGCGTGCAGTACGACGAAACCGACCTGCACTTCGTCCAGCGCCTGTGCGAAGAAGAAGGCATTCACTACCACTTCCAGCACAGCAAGAAAGGCCACCTGCTGGTGTTCGGCGACGACCAGACCGTGTTCCCCAATCTCGGCCAGCCGACCGCGTATGTGCAGGGCAGCGGCATGGTCGCCGAAGAGCCGGTGATCAAAGGCTTCAAGCTGCGCCTGGAAACCCGCACCAGCCGCACCACCCGCCGCGACTACGACTTTGAAAAGCCGCGTCTGCAAATGGAAGCGGCCTACAAGCCGGACGGCGAGAGCACTGAACCGGATCTGGAAGACTACGACTACCCCGGCCGCTTCATCGACCGCGCGCGCGGCAAGTTCCTCAGCCAGCGCGCCCTCGAACGCCACCGCGCCGACTACCGTCAGGCCGAAGGCCGCAGCGACCAGACCCGACTGGTCAGCGGCCACTTCATGGAAATGTCCGACCACCCGCGCAGCGAGTGGAACGACCTGTGGCTGCTCACCGAAATTTTCCACGAAGGCAAACAGCCGCAAGTCCTCGAAGAGTCGGTGACCAGCGACACCACCGACAACAAGGGCGACTTCCACCAGGGCTACCGCAACCGCTTCCTCGCCACCCCGTGGGACGTGTTCTACCGCCCGGCCCTCGAACACCCGAAACCCCGCGTCCTCGGCAGCCAGACCGCCATGGTCACCGGCCCCAAAGGCGAAGAAATCCACTGCGACCAATACGGCCGCATCAAAGTGCAATTCCACTGGGACCGCGAAGGCCTGGCCGACGACAAAACCAGCTGCTGGCTGCGCGTCTCCAGCTCCTGGGCCGGCGACCGCTACGGCGCCATCTCCATCCCGCGCATCGGCATGGAAGTCCTCGTCACCTTCCTCGAAGGCGACCCCGACCAACCGCTGGTGACCGGCTGCCTGTACCACAAGGAAAACCCGGTGCCGTACGCCTTGCCGGCGAACAAGACCCGCAGCGTCTTCAAAACCCTCAGCTCCCCGGGCGGCGGTGGCTACAACGAACTGCGCATCGAAGACAAAAAAGGCGCCGAACAAATCTTCATCCACGCCCAGCGCGACTGGGATGAAAACGTCGAGCACGATCAGAAGATTCGGGTGGGGAATGAACGCCACGACACTGTGGTGAAGAACACCTACACCGAGCTCAAGGCTGAAGAACATCGCACCACCATCAGCGACCGCAAGATCGAAGCACGGCTGGACGACCACCTGACTATTGGTGAAAGCCAGCATGTGAAGCTCGGGACGGCGCAACTGACCAGCGTCGGCAAAGAGATACACATCAAGGCGGGGGACAAGATCGTCATCGAGGCCGGTTCCGAACTGACGATTCTCGGCGGCGGCAGTTTCATCAAGCTCGATGGCGGCGGAGTGACCGTGGTTGGGCCGGTGGTGAAGATCAACGCCGGCGGCTCGCCGGGAGCGGGCACTGGCATCGGGATCAAACCGCCGGTGCTGCCGGGGGCGGCGGATAAGGATAAGGCGGGGAGTTTGATGGATCAGGCGTTGTTGAATGCGCCGCCTGAGAAGGTTAAGCCGAAGGCTTTTTTTGTGTTTTCTGAGTGA
- a CDS encoding tetratricopeptide repeat protein: MNGLLKKRNGFAVAAFTASLLSLFHGSAYADECPSEDFSQFLPAFSANAETQQRLTAMTVKSLVLKPVGEHGIFEPQTTGVKSSSLPFPLMSPVGPDKTEGVVVEAIDDSHFNVVDKRAGNSNVKIFNFSRQACWVLEGIEDWSIREKDLVEASNAHMSEAENFCFQRAEAFRGLGGLEQYRLTGELFEASLENYLCAAASGDPQASLNAASLSLSGMAPQLETNKVEQLFKAAATTLPEGAMSLSLFYCDGNNVSSNAPCQHPAEAEEALTQAARMGDAFATNALGRAFETGELVTKDMSRAIACYQLAAQKGSKGSIAHLERLNKQPAGIAKASYCY; this comes from the coding sequence ATGAATGGTTTGTTGAAGAAGAGAAATGGCTTCGCCGTAGCGGCTTTCACCGCCTCGCTGCTGAGCCTGTTTCATGGCAGCGCTTATGCGGATGAGTGTCCGTCTGAGGACTTTTCCCAGTTCCTGCCAGCGTTCTCCGCGAATGCTGAAACTCAGCAGCGGTTGACCGCGATGACGGTGAAGTCACTGGTTTTGAAACCGGTGGGAGAGCACGGAATTTTTGAGCCACAAACGACGGGAGTCAAGAGCTCCAGTTTGCCATTTCCGCTAATGTCGCCTGTGGGCCCAGACAAGACTGAAGGCGTGGTGGTTGAAGCGATCGACGATAGTCATTTCAACGTAGTGGATAAACGGGCGGGCAACAGCAACGTCAAGATTTTCAACTTTTCTCGCCAAGCGTGTTGGGTGCTTGAGGGTATTGAAGATTGGTCGATCAGAGAAAAAGATCTCGTAGAGGCGAGCAATGCCCACATGAGCGAGGCAGAGAACTTTTGCTTCCAGCGTGCAGAAGCCTTCAGAGGCCTGGGGGGGTTAGAGCAGTACCGACTCACAGGTGAGTTATTTGAAGCTTCTTTGGAAAACTACCTATGCGCAGCAGCTTCCGGTGATCCTCAGGCTAGTTTGAATGCTGCAAGTTTGAGCCTTTCTGGCATGGCTCCGCAGCTAGAAACTAATAAGGTTGAACAGCTATTCAAGGCAGCAGCGACCACTTTGCCTGAGGGTGCGATGAGCCTTTCGTTGTTTTATTGCGATGGAAACAATGTTTCCTCTAATGCTCCATGCCAGCATCCAGCAGAGGCTGAAGAAGCGTTGACGCAGGCGGCCCGTATGGGAGATGCCTTTGCAACAAATGCACTCGGTCGAGCCTTTGAAACTGGAGAATTGGTTACTAAGGACATGTCCAGGGCGATTGCCTGCTACCAACTCGCTGCCCAAAAAGGCAGCAAAGGGTCTATCGCACATTTGGAACGTCTGAATAAGCAGCCTGCTGGAATTGCTAAAGCCAGCTATTGCTATTGA
- a CDS encoding lysozyme inhibitor LprI family protein, protein MFVRFIALSLGLLSASTAFAEDNCKVITVSWQYDQCVEADRKSADAKLNASYKKLMARFESRWKPEPEQGKAYMAMAKDSQRAWIKLRDTTCPLDATDVEPGSQAYTLVINKCIARMSLERAAFLDAVVPDGPSEVVDVAKVSSSASQRYGDVVARYVTTFGSPCLNVQILAPKGNWRVLSSKQFCSFNGKSFWDGYASALFEDHAFTADGLQLTLSLFELREEAEKRLTCVIPIQNEQIKELKCGAPESS, encoded by the coding sequence ATGTTTGTGCGCTTTATCGCGTTGTCCTTAGGCCTGCTGTCCGCTTCAACCGCGTTCGCTGAGGACAACTGCAAAGTCATCACGGTGAGCTGGCAATACGACCAATGTGTGGAAGCCGACCGCAAGAGTGCCGACGCAAAACTCAATGCCAGCTACAAAAAACTGATGGCGCGATTCGAATCTCGATGGAAGCCTGAGCCCGAGCAAGGAAAGGCTTACATGGCCATGGCCAAAGACTCGCAGCGCGCCTGGATCAAGTTGCGCGATACCACTTGCCCCCTCGATGCCACGGATGTCGAACCCGGATCGCAGGCATATACCTTGGTCATCAATAAGTGCATCGCCAGAATGAGTCTAGAGCGTGCAGCCTTCCTGGATGCGGTCGTCCCGGATGGTCCGAGTGAAGTGGTCGATGTTGCCAAGGTTTCCAGTTCTGCTTCGCAACGATACGGCGATGTGGTGGCTCGTTATGTCACTACGTTTGGTAGCCCCTGCCTCAATGTTCAGATCCTCGCGCCCAAGGGCAATTGGCGGGTGCTCTCCTCAAAACAGTTTTGCAGTTTTAACGGCAAATCGTTTTGGGATGGTTACGCCAGTGCGTTGTTTGAGGATCATGCATTCACTGCGGATGGTTTACAGCTGACGCTCAGCTTGTTCGAGCTTCGTGAAGAGGCAGAGAAGCGCCTCACCTGTGTAATTCCAATTCAGAACGAGCAAATCAAAGAGCTGAAGTGCGGCGCACCTGAGTCATCGTGA